One genomic region from Paracoccus pantotrophus encodes:
- a CDS encoding L,D-transpeptidase produces the protein MRLAPLLLVVGLGLAACAPAAETPAEPPPDHGVYGARTDTGPNGEPIEINAVRPAYLTERNRRQRVPYNGPEAAGTIVVDPYARFLYHVLGNGEAMRYGVAVGQAGKNFQGSATIGRKHAWPSWTPTANMVRTQPELYGPLRHGLAGGVDNPLGSRALYLYKGGRDTMYRIHGTMDPSSIGKATSAGCIRLFNQDIMDLFNEIPRGTAVKVRTRAESLALEGPLVELPNGYLAPAGEVQTAEVRAAQ, from the coding sequence ATGCGCCTTGCTCCGCTTTTGCTGGTGGTGGGCCTTGGCCTTGCCGCCTGTGCGCCTGCCGCCGAAACCCCGGCCGAACCGCCGCCCGATCACGGCGTCTATGGCGCACGGACCGATACCGGCCCCAACGGCGAACCGATCGAGATCAACGCCGTCCGCCCCGCCTATCTGACCGAGCGCAACCGCCGCCAGCGCGTGCCCTATAACGGCCCCGAGGCCGCCGGCACCATCGTCGTCGATCCCTATGCGCGCTTCCTTTATCATGTGCTGGGCAATGGCGAGGCCATGCGCTATGGCGTCGCGGTCGGCCAGGCGGGCAAGAATTTCCAGGGCAGCGCGACCATCGGCCGCAAGCATGCCTGGCCCAGCTGGACCCCCACCGCCAACATGGTCCGCACCCAGCCCGAGCTTTACGGCCCGCTCCGGCACGGGCTGGCCGGCGGGGTGGACAACCCGCTGGGCTCGCGCGCGCTCTATCTCTACAAGGGCGGCCGCGACACCATGTATCGCATCCATGGCACGATGGACCCGTCCTCGATCGGCAAGGCCACTTCGGCCGGCTGCATCCGCCTGTTCAACCAGGACATCATGGACCTGTTCAACGAGATCCCCCGCGGCACCGCGGTCAAGGTCCGCACCCGCGCCGAAAGTCTGGCGCTGGAAGGGCCGCTGGTCGAGCTGCCCAACGGCTACCTGGCCCCGGCAGGCGAGGTGCAGACCGCCGAGGTCCGGGCCGCGCAATAA
- a CDS encoding GlsB/YeaQ/YmgE family stress response membrane protein has protein sequence MTLTALLITLIIGAIAGWLAGLIVKGHGEGLLMNIVIGILGAVIAGWLFPMLGLGMSASAPILGTIIFATLGAVILLVVLRLVKRA, from the coding sequence ATGACCCTGACCGCCTTGCTTATCACCCTCATCATCGGCGCGATCGCCGGCTGGCTGGCCGGGCTGATCGTCAAGGGCCACGGCGAGGGGCTGCTGATGAACATCGTCATCGGCATCCTGGGCGCCGTGATCGCCGGCTGGCTGTTCCCGATGCTCGGCCTGGGCATGAGCGCCTCGGCCCCGATCCTCGGCACGATCATCTTCGCCACCCTGGGCGCGGTGATCCTGCTGGTGGTGCTGCGGCTCGTCAAGCGGGCCTGA
- a CDS encoding D-amino acid dehydrogenase: MKIIILGAGVLGVTSAWYLAKAGHEVTVIDRQDGPALETSFANAGEISPGYSSPWAAPGVPLKALKWMFQRHAPLVVQPRLDWQRVSWMARMLANCTSSAYAVNKSRMVRLAEYSRDCLGELRAETGIRYDERTQGTLQVFRKQQQLDAAGKDIEVLRADGVPFEVLDRDGCVAAEPGLAGSAERIVGGLRLPGDETGDCFLFTNRLAEMAAAAGVTFRWGVGIEALEAEGGRISAVRTDQGRLTADRYVLALGSYSPRMVRHLGLKLPVYPLKGYSLTIDIQDESRAPVSTVMDETYKVAITRLGERIRVGGLAEIAGYDLSLNPRRKETLAKSVGELFGGAGDADKALFWTGLRPMTPDGTPIVGATPIPNLYLNTGHGTLGWTMSAGSGRLLADLISGRKPDIAAEDLGYARYLRGAKTAGRPALQPARA, from the coding sequence ATGAAGATCATTATTCTTGGAGCCGGTGTCCTGGGCGTCACCTCGGCCTGGTATCTGGCGAAGGCCGGGCACGAGGTCACGGTGATCGACCGGCAGGACGGCCCGGCGCTGGAAACCAGCTTTGCCAATGCCGGCGAGATCTCGCCCGGCTATTCCTCGCCCTGGGCGGCGCCGGGCGTGCCGCTGAAGGCGCTGAAATGGATGTTCCAGCGCCATGCGCCGCTGGTGGTCCAGCCCCGGCTGGACTGGCAGCGTGTCTCCTGGATGGCGCGGATGCTGGCGAACTGCACCTCCTCCGCCTATGCCGTCAACAAGAGCCGCATGGTCCGGCTGGCCGAATACAGCCGCGACTGCCTGGGCGAGCTGCGCGCCGAAACCGGCATCCGCTATGACGAGCGCACGCAGGGCACCCTGCAGGTGTTCCGCAAGCAGCAGCAGCTGGACGCCGCCGGCAAGGACATCGAGGTGCTGCGCGCCGATGGCGTGCCCTTCGAGGTTCTGGACCGCGACGGCTGCGTCGCCGCCGAGCCGGGGCTGGCCGGTTCGGCCGAGCGGATCGTCGGCGGGCTGCGCCTGCCGGGCGACGAGACCGGCGATTGCTTCCTTTTCACCAACCGCCTAGCCGAGATGGCGGCGGCGGCGGGCGTCACCTTCCGCTGGGGCGTCGGCATCGAGGCGCTGGAGGCCGAGGGCGGCCGCATCAGCGCCGTGCGCACCGACCAGGGCCGGCTGACCGCGGATCGCTATGTGCTGGCGCTGGGCTCCTATTCGCCGCGCATGGTGCGGCATCTGGGGCTGAAGCTGCCGGTCTATCCGCTCAAGGGCTATTCGCTGACCATCGACATCCAGGACGAAAGCCGCGCCCCGGTCTCGACGGTGATGGACGAGACCTACAAGGTCGCGATCACCCGCCTGGGCGAGCGCATCCGCGTCGGCGGCCTGGCCGAGATCGCCGGCTACGACCTGAGCCTGAACCCGCGGCGCAAGGAAACGCTGGCGAAATCGGTGGGCGAGCTGTTCGGCGGTGCGGGCGATGCGGACAAGGCGCTGTTCTGGACCGGGCTGCGCCCGATGACGCCTGACGGCACGCCCATCGTCGGCGCGACGCCGATCCCGAACCTTTACCTGAACACCGGACATGGCACGCTGGGCTGGACCATGTCGGCGGGCTCGGGGCGGCTGCTGGCCGACCTGATCTCGGGGCGCAAGCCCGACATCGCGGCCGAGGATCTGGGCTATGCCCGCTATCTGCGCGGGGCCAAAACCGCCGGCCGCCCGGCGCTGCAACCCGCCCGCGCCTGA
- a CDS encoding MFS transporter, with protein sequence MPATARKSPFAPFRHRDFRLLWSATLISNFGGLVQAVGAAWMMTQLTDSATLIALVQASNTLPIMLFALLSGALADIFDRRTLLLGAQVFMASVSVLLAVLTWQGWMTPLLLLSLTFLIGVGQAIYNPPWQASMQDLVPRDDLPAAVSLNSVGFNLMRSVGPAVGGIITAAFGAAAAFAVNAASYIPLLGALMRWHPVTPPRITTPEPFVAAVGAGLRYVALSPNLMRVLSRGALFGFSAIVVMALLPLVAKQNPAGGSLLFGLLLGCFGLGAIAGALINPHVRERLDNENVVRVAFAAFGASALLLALTESTWLHALAMLPAGASWVLALSLFNVTVQLSTPRWVVARALALYQTAVFGGMAAGAWTWGSVANNYDVETALTAASAPLFLGAVLGHWLRIPEFGTLDLDPVNRFREPELALDLRGRSGPIMVMIDYEIDQLDVPEFLRLMALRRNIRRRDGARNWALLRDLEHPERWTESYHIATWDEYVRHNLRRTKADFQTYEDLHKLHRGKEPPVVHRMIERHTVSLDDDVPLIGKLEVP encoded by the coding sequence ATGCCAGCAACAGCCCGCAAAAGCCCCTTTGCCCCGTTCCGTCACCGCGATTTCCGGCTGCTGTGGTCGGCGACGCTGATCTCGAACTTCGGCGGGCTGGTGCAGGCGGTGGGCGCGGCCTGGATGATGACGCAGCTGACCGATTCGGCGACGCTGATCGCGCTGGTGCAAGCATCGAATACGCTGCCGATCATGCTGTTTGCGCTGCTTTCGGGGGCGCTGGCCGACATTTTCGACCGCCGCACGCTGCTTCTGGGGGCGCAGGTCTTCATGGCCTCGGTCTCGGTGCTGCTGGCGGTGCTGACCTGGCAGGGCTGGATGACGCCGCTGCTGCTCTTGTCGCTGACCTTCCTGATCGGGGTCGGGCAGGCGATCTACAACCCGCCCTGGCAGGCCAGCATGCAGGATCTGGTGCCGCGCGACGACCTGCCGGCGGCGGTGTCGCTGAACTCGGTCGGCTTCAACCTGATGCGCTCGGTCGGGCCGGCGGTGGGCGGGATCATCACCGCCGCCTTCGGCGCGGCGGCGGCCTTCGCGGTTAATGCGGCAAGCTATATCCCGCTGCTCGGCGCGCTGATGCGCTGGCATCCGGTGACGCCGCCGCGCATCACCACGCCCGAGCCCTTCGTCGCCGCCGTGGGCGCGGGGCTGCGCTATGTGGCGCTGTCGCCGAACCTGATGCGGGTGCTGTCGCGCGGGGCGCTGTTCGGCTTTTCGGCCATCGTGGTCATGGCGCTGTTGCCGCTGGTGGCCAAGCAGAACCCCGCGGGCGGCTCGCTGCTGTTCGGCCTGCTCTTGGGTTGCTTCGGCCTGGGCGCCATCGCCGGGGCGCTGATCAACCCGCATGTGCGCGAGCGGCTGGATAACGAGAACGTGGTCCGCGTCGCCTTTGCCGCCTTCGGCGCCTCGGCGCTGCTGCTGGCGCTGACCGAAAGCACCTGGCTGCACGCGCTGGCCATGCTGCCCGCCGGGGCCAGCTGGGTGCTGGCGCTGTCGCTGTTCAACGTCACCGTACAGCTTTCGACGCCGCGCTGGGTGGTGGCCCGCGCGCTGGCGCTTTACCAGACCGCGGTCTTCGGCGGCATGGCGGCGGGGGCGTGGACCTGGGGCTCGGTTGCCAACAATTACGACGTGGAGACGGCGCTGACCGCCGCCTCGGCGCCGCTGTTCCTGGGTGCGGTGCTGGGCCATTGGCTGCGCATCCCGGAATTCGGCACGCTGGACCTGGACCCGGTGAACCGCTTTCGCGAACCGGAACTGGCGCTGGACCTGCGCGGCCGCTCGGGCCCGATCATGGTGATGATCGACTACGAGATCGACCAGCTCGACGTGCCCGAGTTCCTGCGGCTGATGGCCTTGCGCCGCAACATCCGCCGCCGCGACGGCGCGCGCAACTGGGCGCTCCTGCGCGACCTGGAACACCCCGAGCGCTGGACCGAAAGCTATCACATCGCCACCTGGGACGAATACGTGCGCCACAACCTGCGCCGCACCAAGGCCGATTTCCAGACCTACGAGGATCTGCACAAGCTGCATCGCGGCAAGGAGCCGCCCGTCGTCCACCGCATGATCGAGCGCCACACCGTCAGCCTGGACGACGACGTGCCGCTGATCGGCAAGCTGGAGGTGCCCTGA
- a CDS encoding ABC transporter permease has product MLRYVTRRLISLGLSLLVASALIFSVVELVPGDPASFMLGTGAQPETVAALRQQMGLDLPLPLRYLHWLGRVLTGDLGHSFTYKTPVAGMILDRMQVSLPLALLALALAALIALPIGMFAAARRGRAGDTAVMAATQVGIALPNFWFAMLLVLLFAVRLRWLPAGGFPGWDHPAAALKSLLLPAIALALPQAAILARVLRSALVETLGQDYIRTARAKGLSAGQALSRHALRNALIPVLTILGMQFSFLLAGAIIIENVFYLPGLGRLIFQAITQRDLIVVQGAVLVLVAAVILVTFLVDLSYALVDPRLRR; this is encoded by the coding sequence ATGTTGCGCTATGTGACCCGCCGCCTGATCTCGCTTGGCCTGAGCCTGCTCGTGGCCTCGGCGCTGATCTTTTCGGTGGTCGAGCTGGTGCCGGGCGATCCGGCCAGCTTCATGCTGGGCACCGGCGCCCAGCCCGAGACGGTGGCGGCGCTGCGCCAGCAGATGGGCCTGGATCTGCCCTTGCCGCTGCGCTACCTGCACTGGCTGGGCAGGGTGCTGACGGGCGATCTGGGCCACAGCTTCACCTACAAGACGCCGGTGGCGGGGATGATCCTCGACCGGATGCAGGTCTCGCTGCCGCTGGCGCTGCTGGCGCTGGCGCTGGCGGCGCTGATCGCCCTGCCCATCGGCATGTTCGCCGCAGCAAGGCGCGGCCGGGCGGGCGACACGGCGGTCATGGCGGCGACGCAGGTCGGCATCGCGCTGCCGAATTTCTGGTTCGCCATGCTGCTGGTGCTGCTGTTCGCGGTCAGGCTGCGATGGCTGCCCGCCGGCGGCTTTCCCGGCTGGGACCATCCCGCCGCGGCGCTGAAATCGCTGCTGCTGCCCGCCATCGCGCTGGCCCTGCCGCAAGCGGCGATCCTGGCGCGCGTGCTGCGCTCGGCCCTGGTGGAAACCCTGGGCCAGGACTACATCCGCACCGCCCGCGCCAAGGGGCTGAGCGCCGGGCAGGCATTGTCGCGCCATGCGCTGCGCAATGCGCTGATCCCGGTGCTGACCATCCTGGGCATGCAGTTTTCCTTTCTGCTGGCAGGCGCGATCATCATCGAGAACGTGTTCTACCTGCCGGGCCTTGGCCGGCTGATCTTCCAGGCCATCACCCAGCGCGACCTGATCGTGGTGCAGGGCGCGGTGCTGGTGCTGGTCGCGGCGGTGATCCTGGTCACCTTCCTGGTGGACCTGTCCTATGCGCTGGTCGACCCGAGGCTGCGGCGATGA
- a CDS encoding ABC transporter permease yields MRWSLILGALLSGLALVAALVSFLWTPADVTQLAIAQKLLPPSGQHWLGTDHFGRDMLSMIMVGARTSIAVALVAVGIGMGLGVPLGLLAAARSGGWIDEAVMRGNDLVFAFPSLVIAILITAALGPSALNAIIAIGIFNIPVFARVTRGAALPIWTLDYIRAAQVAGKGASRISVQHILPNIANLLIVQGTIQFSLGILAEAGLSYVGLGAQPPTPSWGRMLAEAQTMVALAPHVAIIPGLAIVVTVLGLNLLGDGLRDALDPRLRRSP; encoded by the coding sequence ATGAGGTGGTCGCTGATCCTGGGCGCGCTGCTTTCCGGGCTGGCGCTGGTCGCGGCGCTGGTCTCGTTCCTCTGGACGCCGGCGGACGTGACGCAGCTTGCCATCGCGCAGAAGCTGCTGCCGCCCTCGGGCCAGCATTGGCTGGGCACCGACCATTTCGGCCGCGACATGCTGTCGATGATCATGGTCGGCGCGCGCACCTCGATCGCGGTGGCGCTGGTGGCGGTAGGGATCGGCATGGGCCTGGGCGTGCCGCTGGGTCTGCTGGCCGCGGCACGCAGCGGCGGCTGGATCGACGAGGCGGTCATGCGCGGCAACGACCTGGTCTTTGCCTTCCCGAGCCTGGTCATCGCCATCCTGATCACCGCGGCGCTGGGGCCTTCGGCGCTGAACGCGATCATCGCCATCGGCATCTTCAACATCCCGGTCTTTGCCCGCGTCACCCGCGGCGCGGCGCTGCCGATCTGGACGCTGGACTATATCCGCGCCGCGCAGGTCGCGGGCAAGGGCGCAAGCCGGATCAGCGTCCAGCACATCCTGCCCAATATCGCCAACCTGCTGATCGTGCAGGGCACCATCCAGTTCAGCCTGGGCATCCTGGCCGAGGCGGGCCTTTCCTATGTCGGCCTTGGCGCGCAGCCACCCACGCCCAGCTGGGGCCGGATGCTGGCCGAGGCGCAGACCATGGTGGCGCTGGCCCCGCATGTCGCCATCATCCCCGGCCTTGCCATCGTCGTCACCGTGCTGGGGCTGAACCTCTTGGGCGACGGCTTGCGCGACGCGCTGGACCCCAGATTGCGCAGGTCGCCATGA
- a CDS encoding ABC transporter ATP-binding protein codes for MIQTSRLSVEIGAHEILRGLDLQLPPGRITGLVGESGSGKSMAALAIMGLLPEGMRAEGRVDLDGRNLLDLPERELCRIRGKRIGMIFQEPMTALNPLMTIGDQVAEVLRIHQGLDRKTAQERARDRLDRVGLAAPRFPLTLYPHELSGGQRQRVAIALAIALRPDLLIADEPTTALDVTTQARILDLLKGLVRDEGMALLLITHDLAVVAGIADRVTVMQQGRIVEEGPTETVFREQAHPYTRALFAASTHQPRLVLPTAQPRPLLQVEGAARAYPLPRRGLAAPRETLRAVDGVSFRIDAGESVGLVGESGCGKSTLTRAILGLDPLQGGRILLDGQEIRTGRAMAPELRARMQAVFQDPFGSFDPRWRVEQLVAEPFHLTGLPRDWREQVAEALYEVGIAGDAMRRHIHEFSGGQRQRIAIARALIIRPRLIVLDEAVSALDVRVRAQVLDLLARLRVSHGLSYLFISHDLSVVRRITDRVLVMEKGRIVEAGPTHQVLGQPQHPYTQSLLAATPRIPAAWQAHVPVDGLALAPPAP; via the coding sequence ATGATCCAGACCAGCCGCCTTTCGGTCGAGATCGGTGCGCATGAGATCCTGCGCGGCCTCGACCTGCAACTGCCGCCCGGCCGGATCACCGGGCTGGTAGGCGAAAGCGGCTCGGGCAAGTCCATGGCGGCGCTGGCGATCATGGGCCTGCTGCCCGAGGGCATGCGGGCCGAGGGCCGGGTGGATCTGGACGGCCGCAACCTGCTGGACCTGCCCGAGCGCGAGCTGTGCCGCATCCGCGGCAAGCGCATCGGCATGATCTTCCAGGAGCCGATGACGGCGCTGAACCCGCTGATGACCATCGGCGACCAGGTGGCCGAGGTGCTGCGCATCCACCAGGGCCTGGACCGCAAGACGGCGCAGGAGCGTGCCCGCGACCGGCTGGACCGCGTCGGCCTGGCCGCGCCGCGCTTTCCGCTGACGCTTTACCCGCACGAGCTGTCGGGCGGCCAGCGCCAGCGCGTCGCCATCGCGCTGGCCATCGCGCTGCGCCCCGACCTGCTGATCGCCGACGAGCCGACGACGGCGCTGGACGTGACCACGCAGGCCCGCATCCTCGACCTGCTCAAGGGGCTGGTCCGGGACGAGGGGATGGCGCTGCTGCTGATCACCCACGACCTTGCGGTGGTCGCGGGCATCGCCGACCGCGTGACGGTCATGCAGCAGGGCCGGATCGTCGAGGAAGGCCCGACCGAGACGGTGTTTCGCGAGCAGGCCCACCCCTATACCCGCGCGCTGTTCGCCGCCTCGACCCATCAGCCGCGTCTGGTGCTGCCCACGGCGCAGCCGCGGCCGCTCTTGCAGGTCGAGGGGGCGGCGCGCGCATATCCCCTGCCCCGCCGCGGCCTGGCCGCGCCGCGCGAAACCCTGCGGGCGGTGGACGGGGTCAGTTTCCGCATCGACGCCGGGGAATCGGTCGGGCTGGTCGGCGAATCCGGCTGCGGGAAATCCACGCTGACGCGGGCCATCCTGGGGCTCGACCCGCTGCAGGGCGGCCGCATCCTGCTGGACGGGCAGGAAATCCGCACCGGCCGCGCCATGGCCCCGGAGCTGCGCGCCCGGATGCAGGCGGTGTTCCAGGATCCCTTCGGCAGCTTCGATCCGCGCTGGCGGGTCGAGCAGCTGGTGGCCGAGCCCTTTCACCTGACCGGCCTGCCCCGCGACTGGCGCGAACAGGTGGCCGAGGCGCTTTACGAGGTCGGCATCGCCGGAGACGCCATGCGCCGGCATATCCACGAATTTTCCGGCGGCCAGCGCCAGCGCATCGCCATCGCCCGCGCATTGATCATCAGGCCGCGGCTGATCGTGCTGGACGAGGCGGTCAGCGCGCTGGACGTGCGGGTGCGGGCGCAGGTGCTGGACCTGCTGGCGCGGCTGCGGGTCAGCCACGGCCTGTCCTACCTGTTCATCAGCCACGACCTGTCGGTGGTGCGCCGGATCACCGACCGGGTGCTGGTGATGGAAAAGGGCCGCATCGTCGAGGCCGGCCCGACCCACCAGGTGCTCGGGCAGCCGCAGCATCCCTATACGCAAAGCCTGCTGGCCGCGACGCCGCGCATTCCGGCCGCGTGGCAGGCTCACGTTCCGGTCGACGGCCTTGCGCTTGCGCCGCCGGCTCCGTAG
- a CDS encoding L-malyl-CoA/beta-methylmalyl-CoA lyase: MSFRTQPAAPARLNRCQLFGPGSREALFEKMAGSAADVINLDLEDSVAPDDKAQARRNVIQAIGDIDWGSKTLSVRINGLDTPWWYRDVVDLLEQAGERLDLIMIPKVGNAADIYAVDALVTAIEAAKGRQKRIGLEVIIESAAGIAHVEEIAASSPRLQAMSLGAADFAASMGMATTGIGGTQENYYMLHEGAKYWSDPWHWAQTAIVAACRTHGVLPVDGPFGDFSDDEGFRAQARRSATLGMVGKWAIHPKQVALANEVFSPSEKAVTEAREILAAMEEAKRTGAGATVYKGRLVDIASIRQAQVIVRQAELIDA, from the coding sequence ATGTCCTTCCGCACGCAACCCGCTGCGCCCGCCCGCCTGAACCGCTGCCAGCTTTTCGGCCCCGGTTCGCGCGAGGCGCTGTTCGAAAAGATGGCCGGTTCGGCCGCCGATGTCATCAACCTGGACCTGGAGGATTCGGTCGCGCCCGACGACAAGGCGCAGGCACGCAGGAACGTGATCCAGGCCATCGGCGACATCGACTGGGGAAGCAAGACCCTGTCGGTCCGCATCAACGGGCTGGACACGCCCTGGTGGTACCGCGACGTGGTGGACCTGCTGGAACAGGCCGGCGAGCGGCTGGACCTGATCATGATCCCCAAGGTCGGCAATGCCGCCGACATTTATGCCGTGGACGCGCTGGTCACCGCCATCGAGGCGGCCAAGGGCCGGCAAAAGCGCATCGGGCTGGAGGTCATCATCGAATCCGCTGCCGGCATCGCCCATGTCGAGGAGATCGCGGCATCCTCGCCCCGCCTGCAGGCGATGAGCCTGGGCGCGGCGGATTTCGCCGCCAGCATGGGCATGGCCACCACCGGCATCGGCGGCACCCAGGAAAACTACTACATGCTGCACGAGGGGGCGAAATACTGGTCCGACCCCTGGCATTGGGCGCAGACCGCCATCGTCGCCGCCTGCCGCACCCATGGCGTGCTGCCGGTGGACGGCCCCTTCGGCGATTTCAGCGATGACGAGGGCTTCCGGGCGCAGGCCCGCCGCTCGGCCACGCTGGGCATGGTCGGGAAATGGGCGATCCATCCCAAGCAGGTGGCGCTGGCCAACGAGGTGTTCTCGCCCAGCGAAAAGGCGGTGACCGAGGCGCGCGAGATCCTGGCCGCGATGGAGGAGGCCAAGCGGACCGGCGCCGGCGCGACGGTATACAAGGGTAGACTGGTTGACATCGCGTCCATCCGTCAGGCACAAGTGATCGTGCGTCAGGCAGAATTGATCGACGCCTGA
- a CDS encoding D-amino-acid transaminase, producing MTRTVYLNGDYLPEAEAKVSIFDRGFVMGDGVYEVTSVLDGRLLDFAGHMRRLTRSLAELGMGNPLTDDEWLHAHRQLVTLNDVTEGMVYLQVTRGNPGDRDFAYPPEDTPQTVVMFTQSKPGLADNPQAKTGIRVISIPDLRWHRRDIKTVQLLYPSMAKMEAKHRGVDDAWFTEDGFVTEGTSNNTYIVKDGRIVTRPLSNDILHGITRASLLRYAAEAQMQIEERPFTIAEAQAADEAFLTSASAFVMPVVEVDGVALGSGRPGPVATRLREIYLEESRKSAV from the coding sequence ATGACCCGCACCGTCTATCTGAATGGCGACTATCTGCCGGAAGCCGAAGCCAAGGTGTCGATCTTCGACCGCGGCTTCGTGATGGGCGACGGCGTCTACGAGGTGACCAGCGTGCTGGATGGCAGGCTGCTGGACTTTGCCGGCCACATGCGGCGGCTGACCCGTTCGCTGGCCGAACTCGGCATGGGCAATCCGCTGACCGACGACGAATGGCTTCACGCGCATCGCCAGCTGGTGACGCTGAACGACGTGACCGAGGGCATGGTCTATCTGCAAGTGACCCGCGGCAATCCCGGCGACCGCGACTTCGCCTATCCGCCCGAGGATACGCCGCAGACCGTGGTCATGTTCACCCAGTCCAAGCCCGGCCTGGCCGACAATCCGCAGGCAAAGACCGGCATCCGGGTGATCTCGATCCCCGACCTGCGCTGGCACCGGCGCGACATCAAGACGGTGCAGCTGCTTTACCCCTCGATGGCCAAGATGGAGGCCAAGCATCGCGGCGTCGACGATGCCTGGTTCACCGAGGACGGCTTCGTGACCGAAGGCACCTCGAACAACACCTATATCGTCAAGGACGGCAGGATCGTGACCCGCCCGCTGTCCAACGACATCCTGCACGGCATCACCCGCGCCTCGCTCTTGCGCTATGCCGCCGAGGCGCAGATGCAGATCGAGGAACGCCCCTTCACCATCGCCGAGGCGCAGGCCGCGGACGAGGCCTTCCTCACCTCGGCCTCGGCCTTCGTGATGCCGGTGGTCGAGGTCGACGGCGTGGCGCTGGGCAGCGGCCGCCCCGGCCCGGTGGCGACCCGCCTGCGCGAAATCTATCTCGAGGAGTCGCGCAAGTCGGCTGTCTGA
- a CDS encoding amino acid ABC transporter ATP-binding protein: MTRQTTAIPAAGDEAAIEIVKLNKWYGTFHVLRDIDLVVSRGERIVIAGPSGSGKSTLIRCINRLEEHQAGKIIVDGTELTHDLKNIDKVRSEVGMVFQHFNLFPHLTILENCTLAPIWVRKIPKREAEETAMHFLTKVKIPEQAHKYPGQLSGGQQQRVAIARALCMRPRIMLFDEPTSALDPEMIKEVLDTMIELAEDGMTMLCVTHEMGFAQAVAHRVIFMDQGQIVEQNTPREFFNNPRSERTKLFLSQILGH, encoded by the coding sequence ATGACCAGGCAAACCACCGCGATCCCCGCCGCAGGCGACGAGGCCGCCATCGAGATCGTCAAGCTGAACAAATGGTACGGCACCTTCCACGTGCTGCGCGACATCGACCTGGTCGTCAGTCGCGGCGAGCGTATCGTGATCGCCGGGCCTTCGGGTTCGGGCAAATCCACGCTGATCCGCTGCATCAACCGGCTGGAGGAACACCAGGCCGGCAAGATCATCGTCGACGGGACCGAGCTGACCCACGACCTGAAGAACATCGACAAGGTGCGTTCCGAGGTCGGGATGGTGTTTCAGCATTTCAACCTGTTCCCGCATCTGACCATCCTGGAGAACTGCACCCTGGCGCCGATCTGGGTGCGCAAGATCCCCAAGCGCGAGGCCGAGGAGACGGCCATGCATTTCCTGACCAAGGTCAAAATCCCCGAACAGGCGCATAAATATCCCGGCCAGCTGTCGGGCGGCCAGCAACAGCGGGTGGCGATCGCGCGGGCGCTGTGCATGCGGCCGCGGATCATGCTGTTCGACGAGCCGACCTCGGCGCTGGATCCCGAGATGATCAAGGAGGTCTTGGACACGATGATCGAGCTGGCCGAGGACGGCATGACCATGCTCTGCGTCACCCACGAGATGGGCTTTGCCCAGGCGGTGGCGCATCGGGTGATCTTCATGGACCAGGGCCAGATCGTCGAGCAGAACACGCCCAGGGAGTTCTTCAACAATCCCCGCTCGGAGCGCACCAAGCTGTTCCTGTCCCAGATCCTGGGGCACTGA